One genomic segment of Kribbella jejuensis includes these proteins:
- a CDS encoding RNA polymerase sigma factor produces the protein MTDVETNVETAIRAAAPRALAALVRRYDVFDQCEDAIQEALLEALVRWRENGVPEQPTGWLISVATRRLMDGWRRDNARRQRELNDFLRAADPDPEDYHEDSDDTVRLLVLCCHPALTPASQIALTLRSVGGLTTAEVAAALLVSETTVAQRISRAKRMIAGARFELPTAEEYDVRLRAVLQVLYLIFNEGHTASAGASLQRVDLAAEALRITRLLEHAVGANDKDNGEVTGLLALMILTHARRDARTGPGGDLIPADRQDRSRWHADELAEGIRLVEGVLRTGAVGPYQLEAAIAAVHSEADSVETTDWAQIAGLYRLLERVDPSPMVRLGSAVAIAMTDGPDAGIAIVEELADDKYVGNHHRRLSVLAHLHELAGRPDLARSNYLAALERTRNAAEQNYLRERIAHLIT, from the coding sequence GTGACCGACGTCGAGACCAACGTCGAGACCGCCATCCGGGCCGCCGCGCCACGGGCGCTGGCCGCGCTGGTCCGGCGGTACGACGTGTTCGACCAGTGCGAGGACGCCATCCAGGAGGCACTCCTCGAGGCGCTCGTGCGATGGCGCGAGAACGGCGTACCGGAGCAGCCGACCGGGTGGCTGATCAGCGTCGCGACGCGACGGCTGATGGACGGCTGGCGGCGGGACAACGCCCGGCGGCAGCGCGAGCTGAACGACTTCCTGCGCGCCGCCGATCCGGATCCGGAGGACTACCACGAGGACTCCGACGACACGGTCCGGCTGCTCGTACTGTGTTGTCATCCGGCGCTGACCCCGGCCTCGCAGATCGCTCTCACACTGCGCTCGGTCGGCGGTCTCACCACGGCCGAGGTCGCCGCCGCGTTACTCGTCAGCGAGACGACCGTGGCGCAGCGGATCAGCCGAGCCAAGCGGATGATCGCCGGCGCCCGCTTCGAGCTACCGACCGCCGAGGAGTACGACGTACGCCTGCGCGCTGTCCTCCAGGTTCTCTACCTGATCTTCAACGAAGGCCACACCGCCAGCGCGGGCGCCTCGCTGCAGCGGGTGGATCTTGCAGCGGAAGCGCTCCGGATCACCCGGCTGCTGGAGCACGCTGTCGGAGCAAACGACAAGGACAACGGCGAGGTCACCGGGCTGCTCGCGTTGATGATCCTCACCCACGCCCGCCGGGACGCGCGGACCGGTCCGGGCGGCGACCTCATCCCGGCCGACCGGCAGGACCGTTCCCGCTGGCACGCCGACGAACTCGCCGAAGGGATCCGCCTGGTCGAAGGCGTACTGCGGACCGGGGCGGTCGGCCCGTACCAACTGGAGGCGGCGATCGCGGCCGTGCACAGCGAGGCGGACTCGGTCGAGACGACCGACTGGGCGCAGATCGCCGGCCTCTACCGGCTCCTCGAACGCGTCGACCCGAGCCCGATGGTCAGGCTCGGCTCGGCGGTCGCGATCGCGATGACCGACGGGCCCGACGCCGGCATCGCGATCGTCGAGGAACTCGCCGACGACAAGTACGTCGGCAACCACCACCGCCGGCTGTCCGTCCTCGCCCACCTGCACGAGCTCGCCGGCCGCCCGGACCTGGCGCGCTCCAACTACCTCGCGGCACTGGAGCGCACCCGGAACGCGGCCGAGCAGAACTACCTCCGCGAGCGCATCGCCCACCTCATCACATGA
- a CDS encoding FAD-binding oxidoreductase yields the protein MQELELRGVVAGDVLVPGDDGFETAGRTVVAVGRPAVVVRCVTAADVVAALKYAEAQDLPIAVRSGGHHAAGFGTSDGGVVIDVRPLDEVRVLPDDVVRVGTGATWGDVAARLGKLGLAISSGDTASVGVGGLMAGGGIGWMVRKHGLAIDNVVSAEVVTADGAVRRVDAATEPELFWGVRGAAGSLGVVTSYDISAVRRSKVYFGTLLYPWTQAKQVIRAWTEYMADAPEELTASLQLAPTMMADGQVPVAIQVCATTASVLEPLRHLGSLISEQVAGVLYAEVFSDMTMPPDWRPRIRNGFYNTWPGGLTEKLLDARQRIPGLAIEIRSLGGAYGAMPADATAFAHRDARFLVNSVLMGTPEQQGTQPKDFDALWRSLEPNGAYLNFLSHPTDADLDACYPEAHRKRLAALKQAVDPGHVFRNALSVPPRPEWTGGRRHVMRWAMRSRR from the coding sequence ATGCAGGAACTGGAACTGCGTGGGGTTGTCGCGGGGGATGTACTCGTACCGGGTGACGACGGGTTCGAGACGGCCGGTCGGACGGTGGTCGCGGTGGGCCGGCCGGCCGTGGTCGTCCGGTGTGTGACGGCGGCGGACGTGGTGGCGGCATTGAAGTACGCCGAGGCGCAGGACCTGCCGATTGCGGTCCGGAGCGGCGGGCATCACGCGGCCGGATTCGGGACGAGCGACGGCGGGGTCGTGATCGACGTCCGGCCGCTGGACGAGGTGCGGGTGTTGCCGGACGACGTCGTCCGGGTCGGCACCGGGGCGACGTGGGGAGACGTTGCCGCGCGGTTGGGCAAGCTCGGGTTGGCGATCTCGTCGGGTGACACGGCGAGCGTCGGCGTTGGCGGGTTGATGGCCGGCGGCGGGATCGGGTGGATGGTCCGCAAACACGGGTTGGCGATCGACAACGTGGTCTCCGCCGAAGTGGTGACCGCGGACGGGGCCGTCCGGCGGGTCGACGCCGCCACCGAACCGGAGTTGTTCTGGGGCGTCCGCGGCGCGGCGGGCAGCCTCGGCGTGGTCACGTCGTACGACATCAGCGCCGTCCGCCGGTCGAAGGTGTACTTCGGAACCTTGCTGTACCCGTGGACGCAGGCGAAGCAGGTGATCCGCGCGTGGACGGAGTACATGGCCGACGCTCCCGAGGAACTGACGGCGAGTCTGCAGTTGGCGCCGACGATGATGGCGGACGGGCAGGTCCCGGTCGCGATCCAGGTGTGTGCGACCACCGCATCGGTCCTGGAACCGCTGCGGCACCTCGGCTCGCTGATCAGCGAGCAAGTGGCGGGGGTCCTGTACGCCGAGGTGTTCAGCGACATGACCATGCCGCCGGACTGGCGCCCGCGGATCCGCAACGGCTTCTACAACACCTGGCCTGGCGGTCTGACCGAGAAGCTGCTGGACGCCCGCCAGAGGATCCCCGGTCTCGCGATCGAGATCCGGTCACTAGGTGGTGCGTACGGCGCGATGCCCGCGGACGCCACGGCGTTCGCCCATCGCGACGCGCGGTTCCTGGTGAACTCGGTGCTGATGGGGACGCCCGAACAGCAAGGTACGCAGCCCAAGGACTTCGACGCGCTGTGGCGATCGCTCGAGCCGAACGGCGCGTACCTGAACTTTCTGTCCCACCCGACCGACGCCGACCTCGACGCCTGCTACCCCGAAGCCCATCGCAAGCGGCTGGCCGCGCTCAAGCAGGCGGTCGATCCAGGCCATGTGTTCCGCAACGCGCTCAGCGTCCCGCCGCGTCCCGAGTGGACCGGCGGTCGCCGTCATGTGATGAGGTGGGCGATGCGCTCGCGGAGGTAG
- a CDS encoding DUF11 domain-containing protein: MGRMSRFYATAGRRVVAAATVLALAAALTITAGTAAAAAPKPRPGKLTTVVLSPATATINPGAKQAYSVQGFDAAGNSLGDLTSQATFTISPAGSCTANVCTATTLGAHTVTGTVKKISGTATLTVAQADLATTQTVSDASPYYYAPITFTTTVTNTSSTTTSTGVAASVNLPGAVVTPTVTPSTGAYAAGRWTIGSLAPGASATLTISGFAGDVAAGLQTVTASVTAATFDPNSANNTASASEASQPAPLLPVLTGPSGALDVCPPTVTVTWTPSMVNLINPAAPTLAPGTFSYVMGCANLGSGGCPSPTSAPGNQSFISFNNTDFVVGADYLISLTIFPVFGANPNYQDKAVSINVGSPPPYDTAPVFSGVCLS; encoded by the coding sequence ATGGGCAGGATGTCGCGTTTCTACGCAACTGCGGGCCGCCGGGTGGTTGCCGCGGCGACGGTGCTCGCGCTGGCAGCGGCGCTGACGATCACGGCGGGCACCGCGGCGGCGGCCGCGCCGAAGCCGAGACCGGGGAAGCTGACCACGGTCGTACTCAGCCCGGCGACGGCGACGATCAATCCGGGCGCCAAGCAGGCCTACAGCGTGCAGGGATTCGACGCGGCCGGTAACTCGTTGGGCGACCTGACGTCGCAGGCCACGTTCACGATCAGCCCGGCCGGTAGCTGCACGGCCAATGTATGTACCGCGACCACGCTCGGCGCCCACACCGTCACCGGAACGGTCAAGAAGATCAGCGGGACCGCCACACTGACGGTTGCGCAGGCCGATCTGGCGACAACTCAGACCGTCAGCGACGCCTCGCCGTACTACTACGCGCCGATCACCTTCACCACCACAGTCACCAACACCAGCAGCACGACGACCTCAACCGGCGTGGCAGCGTCGGTGAATCTGCCGGGGGCGGTCGTGACTCCGACGGTGACACCGAGCACCGGTGCTTACGCGGCCGGCCGATGGACGATCGGATCGCTGGCCCCGGGTGCGAGCGCGACGCTGACGATCTCCGGCTTCGCCGGGGACGTCGCCGCGGGTCTGCAGACCGTCACCGCCTCCGTGACCGCGGCAACGTTCGACCCGAACAGCGCCAACAACACCGCCTCGGCGTCCGAAGCGTCCCAGCCCGCACCACTGTTGCCGGTCCTCACCGGCCCGTCGGGTGCCCTGGACGTGTGCCCGCCCACGGTCACCGTCACCTGGACCCCGTCGATGGTGAACCTGATCAACCCGGCCGCACCCACGCTCGCACCGGGCACATTCAGCTATGTCATGGGATGCGCCAACCTCGGCAGTGGCGGGTGCCCGTCGCCGACCAGCGCACCTGGGAACCAGTCGTTCATCTCGTTCAACAACACCGATTTCGTGGTCGGCGCGGACTACCTCATCTCGCTCACCATCTTCCCGGTGTTCGGAGCCAACCCGAACTACCAGGACAAGGCGGTGTCCATCAACGTAGGCAGCCCTCCGCCGTACGACACCGCCCCCGTCTTCAGCGGGGTCTGTCTGAGCTAG
- a CDS encoding proline--tRNA ligase gives MILRMSSLFLRTLREDPADAEVPSHKLLVRAGYIRRAAPGIYTWLPLGLRVLRNVERIVREEMDAIGAQELVFPALLPREPYEATGRWTEYGPNIFRLKDRKGADMLLGPTHEEMFTLVVKDLYSSYKDLPLSIYQIQNKYRDEARPRAGVLRGREFVMKDSYSFDVDDEGLAKSYELHRQAYIKIFDRLGFDYVIVQAMSGAMGGSRSEEFLAIAENGEDTFVRSPGGYAANVEAVVVPQAEPVDFSGVPAAEVVDTPDTPTIDTLVDALNAKHPRTDGREWTAADTLKNVLVMLVHPDGTREPLAIGVPGDRAIDEKRLGAQVEPAEVVAFEEADFVKYPSLAKGYIGPGVLGSENTSKIRYLLDPRVAEGSAWVTGADKPGFHVINLVHGRDFTADGTIQAAEVRDGDQSPDGSGPLETARGIEMGHIFQLGRKYADALDLKVLDQNGKLVTVTMGSYGVGVTRAVAAIAEGNHDELGLVWPREIAPADVHLVATGKDSEVFEKAAEIAAELEARGLSVIYDDREKVSPGVKFKDAELIGIPTIAVVGKGLADGTVEVKDRRSGDRADIQVADVVDHLVSTVRG, from the coding sequence GTGATTTTGCGCATGTCGTCGCTGTTCCTCCGCACCCTTCGCGAGGACCCGGCGGACGCGGAGGTCCCGAGCCACAAGCTGCTCGTCCGCGCCGGCTACATCCGCCGCGCCGCGCCCGGGATCTACACCTGGCTGCCGCTCGGGCTGCGGGTGCTGCGCAACGTCGAGCGGATCGTCCGCGAGGAGATGGACGCGATCGGCGCCCAGGAGCTGGTCTTCCCGGCGCTGCTGCCCCGCGAGCCCTACGAGGCGACCGGCCGCTGGACGGAGTACGGGCCGAACATCTTCCGGCTGAAGGACCGCAAGGGCGCGGACATGCTGCTCGGCCCCACGCACGAGGAGATGTTCACCCTCGTCGTCAAGGACCTGTACTCGTCGTACAAGGACCTGCCGCTGTCGATCTACCAGATCCAGAACAAGTACCGCGACGAGGCGCGGCCGCGGGCCGGCGTGCTGCGCGGGCGTGAGTTCGTGATGAAGGACTCGTACTCGTTCGACGTCGACGACGAGGGCCTGGCGAAGTCGTACGAGCTGCACCGGCAGGCGTACATCAAGATCTTCGACCGGCTCGGCTTCGACTACGTGATCGTGCAGGCGATGTCCGGCGCTATGGGTGGCTCCCGGTCCGAGGAGTTCCTCGCGATCGCGGAGAACGGTGAGGACACCTTCGTCCGCTCCCCGGGTGGGTACGCCGCCAACGTCGAGGCGGTCGTGGTGCCGCAGGCCGAGCCGGTGGACTTCTCCGGCGTACCGGCTGCCGAGGTCGTGGACACGCCGGACACCCCGACCATCGACACGCTGGTCGACGCGCTGAACGCGAAGCACCCGCGCACCGACGGCCGGGAGTGGACCGCCGCGGACACGCTGAAGAACGTGCTCGTGATGCTCGTGCACCCGGACGGGACGCGTGAGCCGCTCGCGATCGGCGTACCGGGGGACCGGGCGATCGACGAGAAGCGGCTCGGCGCGCAGGTGGAGCCGGCCGAGGTGGTCGCGTTCGAGGAGGCGGACTTCGTCAAGTACCCGTCGCTCGCCAAGGGCTACATCGGCCCGGGCGTGCTCGGGTCGGAGAACACGTCGAAGATCCGGTACCTGCTCGACCCGCGGGTGGCCGAGGGATCGGCGTGGGTGACCGGTGCGGACAAGCCCGGATTCCACGTGATCAACCTGGTGCACGGCCGCGACTTCACCGCCGACGGCACGATCCAGGCGGCCGAGGTGCGCGACGGCGACCAGTCGCCGGACGGATCCGGTCCGCTGGAGACCGCGCGCGGTATCGAGATGGGCCACATCTTCCAGCTCGGCCGTAAGTACGCCGACGCGCTCGACCTGAAGGTCCTCGACCAGAACGGCAAGCTCGTCACGGTCACCATGGGCTCGTACGGCGTCGGCGTCACCCGCGCGGTCGCCGCGATCGCCGAGGGCAACCACGACGAGCTCGGCCTGGTGTGGCCGCGGGAGATCGCGCCGGCCGACGTCCATCTGGTTGCCACCGGCAAGGACTCCGAGGTGTTCGAGAAGGCTGCCGAGATCGCCGCCGAACTCGAGGCGCGCGGGCTGAGCGTGATCTACGACGACCGCGAGAAGGTGTCTCCGGGCGTCAAGTTCAAGGACGCCGAGCTGATCGGCATCCCGACCATCGCCGTGGTCGGCAAGGGTCTCGCCGACGGCACCGTCGAGGTCAAGGACCGCCGCTCCGGCGACCGCGCCGACATCCAGGTGGCCGACGTCGTCGACCACCTGGTCAGCACGGTCCGCGGCTAG
- a CDS encoding M14 family zinc carboxypeptidase translates to MRTLVVLLWSSALLLISSATSWSATSVTYYGGYHTTAGHEQHNAAVAAAHPELVKLYDIGDSWKKAQGQGGHDIQALCITKLTPGDCALNSTGKKPKFVLHAQIHAREIVTGEIAYRWIDLLVSSYGVDPEITALLNTRELWVVPIANPDGVDVVASNPAQPLLQRKNVDDSAGGCAFGYAGVDLNRNSSFQWNPDEGGPCTEMYPGAKPASEPETVAIQGLLDTIFPDTKGAVDEPAARSTTGVFLTLHSYGDDILAPWGYTRTAAPDRAALVALGNKMGAVTGYPVSTGDGGIGYFTPGSTTDWLYGTRGVPSYTFEIGPRAGWCSGFQPAYSCVSSTFWPLLKPALVYAAQAAAAPYGRLP, encoded by the coding sequence GTGCGAACCCTCGTCGTTCTGCTCTGGAGCTCAGCGCTCCTGCTGATCTCGTCGGCCACTTCCTGGTCGGCGACCTCGGTGACGTACTACGGCGGCTATCACACGACCGCGGGGCACGAGCAGCACAATGCGGCGGTCGCCGCGGCGCACCCGGAGCTGGTGAAGCTGTACGACATCGGCGACTCCTGGAAGAAGGCCCAAGGACAGGGCGGCCACGACATCCAGGCCCTGTGCATCACCAAGCTGACGCCCGGCGACTGTGCGTTGAACAGCACCGGCAAGAAGCCCAAGTTCGTCCTGCACGCGCAGATCCATGCGCGCGAGATCGTCACCGGCGAGATCGCGTACCGGTGGATCGACCTGCTCGTCTCGTCGTACGGCGTTGACCCCGAGATCACCGCGCTGCTGAACACCCGCGAACTCTGGGTGGTGCCGATCGCGAACCCGGACGGAGTGGACGTGGTCGCCTCGAACCCGGCACAGCCCTTGCTGCAACGGAAGAACGTCGACGACAGCGCGGGCGGATGCGCGTTCGGGTACGCCGGGGTCGACCTCAATCGCAACTCGTCCTTCCAATGGAACCCAGATGAGGGCGGTCCCTGTACGGAGATGTACCCGGGCGCAAAGCCCGCGTCCGAACCGGAGACCGTGGCGATCCAGGGCTTGCTGGACACGATCTTCCCCGACACGAAGGGCGCCGTGGACGAGCCGGCGGCTCGGAGCACGACGGGTGTCTTCCTGACCCTGCACAGCTATGGCGACGACATCCTGGCCCCCTGGGGATATACCCGCACGGCCGCGCCGGACCGGGCGGCGTTGGTGGCCCTAGGCAACAAGATGGGCGCTGTGACGGGTTATCCGGTCTCGACCGGGGACGGCGGGATCGGGTACTTCACGCCCGGCTCGACGACCGACTGGCTGTACGGAACCCGCGGCGTGCCGTCGTACACCTTCGAGATCGGGCCGCGCGCTGGGTGGTGCAGCGGATTCCAGCCGGCCTACTCGTGCGTCTCCTCGACGTTCTGGCCGTTGCTGAAGCCGGCGCTGGTTTATGCCGCGCAGGCCGCGGCGGCGCCGTACGGGCGGTTACCCTGA
- a CDS encoding GNAT family N-acetyltransferase, giving the protein MGVRVLGPRDLAAARAVIARDPVVNVFVDSLVQASGLDPRRGAEVWGYVEKGALEALCHAGGNMVPVGADDAALRAFAAYAMRRGRNCFQILGQARAVDQLWQILEPHWGPAREVRDDQPFMVIEGPPAIAPDPLVRAVEPVELPILYPACVAMYTEEVGVPPQTGPDGTFYRSRVAELIRAGRAFARIEDGRVVFKAEVGSVGTGVCQIQGVWVDPEYRGRGLAAPGMAAVVELAREIAPVVTLYVNAFNLPARAAYERVGFRTIETFATILF; this is encoded by the coding sequence GTGGGAGTACGGGTTCTCGGTCCTCGTGACCTCGCGGCGGCGCGCGCGGTCATTGCCCGCGATCCGGTGGTGAACGTGTTCGTGGACAGCCTGGTGCAGGCGTCCGGACTCGACCCGCGACGTGGTGCGGAGGTCTGGGGGTACGTCGAGAAGGGCGCCCTCGAGGCACTGTGCCACGCCGGCGGCAACATGGTCCCGGTCGGTGCCGACGACGCGGCGCTCCGGGCGTTCGCGGCGTACGCGATGCGCCGCGGACGGAACTGCTTCCAGATCCTCGGCCAGGCACGCGCGGTCGATCAGCTGTGGCAGATCCTCGAGCCGCACTGGGGCCCGGCCCGCGAGGTGCGCGACGACCAGCCGTTCATGGTCATCGAGGGCCCGCCGGCGATCGCCCCGGATCCGCTGGTCCGCGCGGTGGAGCCGGTCGAGCTGCCGATCCTGTACCCGGCCTGCGTCGCGATGTACACCGAGGAGGTCGGCGTACCGCCGCAGACCGGCCCGGACGGGACCTTCTACCGGTCCCGCGTGGCCGAGCTGATCCGGGCCGGGCGGGCGTTCGCGCGGATCGAGGACGGCCGGGTCGTGTTCAAGGCCGAGGTCGGCTCGGTCGGCACCGGCGTCTGCCAGATCCAGGGCGTCTGGGTCGATCCGGAGTACCGCGGCCGCGGCCTGGCCGCTCCGGGGATGGCTGCCGTGGTGGAGTTGGCGCGGGAGATCGCGCCCGTCGTCACGCTCTACGTGAACGCCTTCAACCTTCCGGCGCGGGCGGCGTACGAGCGGGTCGGGTTCCGGACGATCGAGACGTTCGCGACGATTCTGTTCTGA
- a CDS encoding MFS transporter, whose amino-acid sequence MTTGAPQRLRDDADFRRYWLARALSITGSMVTAIALPVLVYRLSGSTVLTAVVTALESAPYLLAGLFAGALADRWNRRRTMVTADCVNAVLVGSVPLAHLLGVLTVAQVLVVAFTVQAVYTFFDGANFGALPVLVGRARVAQANSAVWTASSLIELFVPPLTGLMLGVLDPASLLTLDALSFAASAFAVRGIVRAMSEPRDGQPPLRPRVVLNDIADGLRYLVRHAGVRTMTIIGSIQSFAGGGFMALIVVWCDRVLHIGTSGLRFGLVWGVWGIGGLIAALSLPRLLKRMPPAAITLYALPMSALLGVLAPLSPHWIVAALALLVWGSAYVLVIVNAVSYRQQVTPEHLLGRVNTAGRMLSWGVGWTLGSVLGGLLGNAFGPRTGMVLMGLCGCVGVVVAWTSPLRRIAAGHEPQVA is encoded by the coding sequence ATGACGACGGGGGCGCCTCAGCGGCTGCGGGACGACGCGGACTTCCGGCGGTACTGGCTCGCACGGGCGCTCTCGATCACCGGCTCGATGGTGACGGCGATCGCGCTGCCGGTCCTGGTGTACCGCCTCAGCGGGTCGACCGTGCTGACCGCCGTGGTGACCGCGCTCGAGTCGGCACCGTACCTTCTCGCCGGACTCTTCGCGGGCGCGCTCGCGGATCGCTGGAACCGCCGCCGCACGATGGTGACCGCGGACTGCGTGAACGCCGTACTCGTCGGATCCGTGCCGCTCGCGCACCTGCTCGGCGTACTGACCGTCGCCCAGGTGCTCGTGGTGGCGTTCACCGTGCAAGCCGTCTACACGTTCTTCGACGGCGCGAACTTCGGCGCGTTGCCGGTTCTGGTCGGCCGTGCCCGCGTCGCGCAGGCGAACTCGGCGGTCTGGACGGCGTCGAGCCTGATCGAGCTGTTCGTCCCGCCGCTGACGGGCCTGATGCTCGGCGTCCTCGATCCGGCCAGCCTGCTCACGCTCGACGCGCTGAGCTTCGCGGCATCCGCGTTCGCGGTCCGCGGGATCGTCCGAGCCATGTCGGAGCCCCGCGACGGACAGCCGCCGCTCCGCCCTCGGGTGGTGCTGAACGACATCGCCGATGGTCTGCGGTACCTGGTCCGGCACGCCGGCGTCCGGACGATGACGATCATAGGCAGCATCCAGTCTTTCGCGGGCGGCGGTTTCATGGCGCTGATCGTGGTGTGGTGCGACCGCGTCCTGCACATCGGTACGTCGGGACTCCGGTTCGGGCTGGTCTGGGGAGTCTGGGGGATCGGCGGGCTGATCGCCGCGCTCAGCCTGCCGCGGTTGCTGAAGCGGATGCCGCCCGCGGCGATCACGCTCTACGCGCTGCCGATGTCCGCCCTGCTCGGGGTGCTCGCTCCGTTGTCGCCGCACTGGATCGTCGCGGCGCTGGCGCTGCTCGTCTGGGGCTCGGCGTACGTGCTGGTGATCGTGAACGCCGTGTCCTACCGGCAGCAGGTCACCCCGGAGCACCTGCTCGGCCGGGTGAACACGGCCGGCCGGATGCTGTCCTGGGGCGTCGGCTGGACGCTCGGATCGGTCCTCGGCGGACTGCTCGGCAACGCCTTCGGCCCGCGGACCGGGATGGTGCTGATGGGACTGTGTGGCTGCGTCGGCGTGGTCGTCGCCTGGACCTCGCCGCTGCGCCGGATCGCCGCCGGTCACGAACCACAGGTGGCCTGA
- a CDS encoding VOC family protein has translation MSGVVVRPLRFTDDVDAMRAFLEALGLRSRIESERGGWVDMVTGNGMVALHDAASSSTGGKAGQTTLSFEADTIDDLVEPLEQAGFGDATVFDEAYGRVLSVTAPDGVVIWIDERTEDLYGYKLHTANPDERWSVTPYLAGADEPAWQRFLTALGVTPTVRFGSGAEFAVRLDLTTTEDLDDVQTRVPGTRIDGGLELTDPDGQLVLVHG, from the coding sequence ATGAGTGGCGTGGTGGTCAGGCCGTTGCGGTTCACCGATGACGTGGACGCGATGCGCGCGTTCCTGGAGGCGCTCGGGTTGCGGTCGCGGATCGAGTCCGAGCGCGGTGGCTGGGTGGACATGGTGACCGGCAACGGGATGGTCGCGTTGCACGACGCGGCGTCCAGTTCGACCGGTGGCAAGGCGGGGCAGACCACTCTGTCCTTCGAGGCGGACACGATCGACGACCTGGTCGAGCCCCTCGAGCAGGCCGGGTTCGGCGACGCGACGGTGTTCGACGAGGCGTACGGGCGGGTGCTGTCGGTGACCGCGCCGGACGGCGTCGTGATCTGGATCGACGAGCGCACCGAGGACCTCTACGGTTACAAGCTGCACACCGCGAACCCCGACGAGCGCTGGTCCGTCACGCCGTACCTGGCCGGCGCGGACGAGCCCGCCTGGCAACGGTTCCTCACCGCTCTGGGCGTCACTCCGACCGTCCGGTTCGGCTCGGGCGCCGAGTTCGCCGTACGTCTCGACCTCACCACCACCGAGGACCTCGACGACGTCCAGACCCGCGTCCCGGGCACTCGCATCGACGGCGGGCTGGAGCTCACCGATCCCGACGGTCAGCTTGTCCTGGTGCACGGATGA
- a CDS encoding CopG family transcriptional regulator produces the protein MVDEGGKKVQFNVYLPVGLVRRVKHKAIDDGASLSALVEQALVEYLETHGEARG, from the coding sequence ATGGTGGACGAGGGCGGCAAGAAGGTGCAGTTCAACGTTTATCTGCCGGTCGGGTTGGTGCGGCGGGTGAAGCACAAGGCGATCGACGACGGGGCGAGTTTGTCGGCGTTGGTGGAGCAGGCGTTGGTGGAGTATCTCGAGACTCATGGGGAGGCCAGGGGATGA
- a CDS encoding VOC family protein: protein MGIRFDHLGLLTDSRTKNQDIADFFSGVLGLEVSGDAGEGYAEVAAGAMTIALHTGAMTEFEPLGGTLLQFSSDDVRADIEAIRGRGGKIVLEPVETDWGTTSAYVAGPHGVLVEIYKFN from the coding sequence ATGGGCATCCGGTTCGACCACCTGGGTCTGCTGACCGACAGCCGCACCAAGAACCAGGACATCGCCGACTTCTTCTCCGGCGTCCTCGGCCTGGAGGTCTCGGGCGACGCCGGCGAGGGATATGCCGAGGTCGCCGCGGGGGCAATGACGATCGCGTTGCACACCGGGGCGATGACCGAGTTCGAGCCGCTCGGCGGCACGCTGCTGCAGTTCAGCAGCGACGACGTACGGGCCGACATCGAGGCGATCCGGGGGCGCGGCGGGAAGATCGTGCTGGAGCCGGTCGAGACCGACTGGGGGACGACGTCCGCGTACGTCGCGGGGCCGCACGGCGTACTGGTGGAGATCTACAAGTTCAACTAG
- a CDS encoding nuclear transport factor 2 family protein, protein MSVHEELSELEELLWKANREGDGAFYQKYLRDDAIAVSRFGVIDKATAVPGITANHNPYLRTERTGERMIVVDEHTAVVTYHVDVTVLVDGNEVRAPSYASTVWTNASGEWLVAFHQQTALDGGQ, encoded by the coding sequence ATGTCTGTGCACGAGGAGCTTTCGGAGCTCGAGGAGCTGCTGTGGAAGGCGAACCGGGAAGGGGACGGGGCGTTCTATCAGAAGTACTTGCGGGACGACGCGATCGCGGTGAGCCGGTTCGGGGTGATCGACAAGGCGACCGCGGTCCCCGGCATCACCGCCAACCACAACCCGTACCTGAGGACCGAGCGCACCGGCGAGCGGATGATCGTCGTCGACGAGCACACCGCGGTCGTCACGTACCACGTCGACGTCACGGTGCTTGTCGACGGCAACGAAGTGCGGGCGCCGTCGTACGCGAGCACCGTCTGGACGAACGCCTCCGGCGAGTGGCTGGTCGCCTTCCACCAGCAGACGGCGTTAGACGGCGGTCAGTAG
- the trxA gene encoding thioredoxin, which translates to MTDLRSVDQTTFRDQVLRSDKPVLVDFWAQWCPPCHQIAPVLAQIAAERADQLTVVKLNSDENPTIAANYRVMALPTLALFHRGELIWSVVGARPKHKLLKELDDALLTAV; encoded by the coding sequence ATGACCGACCTGCGCAGCGTTGACCAGACCACGTTCAGGGACCAGGTACTGCGGTCCGACAAGCCCGTACTGGTGGACTTCTGGGCGCAGTGGTGCCCACCGTGCCACCAGATCGCGCCGGTCCTCGCGCAGATCGCCGCCGAACGCGCGGACCAGCTGACCGTGGTGAAGCTCAACTCCGACGAGAACCCCACCATCGCGGCGAACTACCGGGTGATGGCGCTGCCCACACTCGCGCTCTTCCATCGTGGCGAGCTGATCTGGTCGGTGGTCGGCGCCCGCCCGAAGCACAAGCTGCTCAAGGAGCTCGACGACGCGCTACTGACCGCCGTCTAA